Proteins from a genomic interval of Zingiber officinale cultivar Zhangliang chromosome 2A, Zo_v1.1, whole genome shotgun sequence:
- the LOC122040378 gene encoding tropinone reductase homolog At5g06060-like yields MELGNRWSLGGETALVTGGSKGIGCAIVEELARFGAEVHTCARNEAELKQSLQKWRDLKLQVTGSVCDVSSSEEREKLIKEVSAIFNGKLNILVNNVAFGYIKPVLEVTQEDYKHTMNANLEAGFHLSQLAHPLLKASGRGNIIFISSIASLEGTSFMSVYGASKGAMNQLTRCLACEWAKDNIRINCVAPGIINTPMAEWFTENEELVAKWCHRAPLGRVGEPEEVAASVAFLCLPSSSFITGQVIAVDGGKTICGDY; encoded by the exons ATGGAGTTGGGAAACAGATGGTCTCTTGGAGGAGAAACAGCCTTGGTCACTGGCGGATCCAAAGGGATAGG GTGTGCTATTGTGGAAGAACTAGCAAGATTTGGAGCAGAAGTTCATACGTGCGCCAGGAATGAAGCAGAGCTAAAACAGAGTTTGCAGAAATGGAGAGACCTGAAGCTTCAGGTGACTGGTTCGGTCTGTGACGTCTCGTCctcggaagagagggagaagctGATAAAGGAAGTCAGCGCCATCTTCAACGGCAAACTCAATATCCTG GTTAATAATGTAGCGTTTGGTTACATTAAACCAGTTTTAGAGGTGACTCAAGAGGACTACAAGCACACAATGAACGCTAACTTGGAAGCTGGTTTCCATTTGAGTCAACTCGCTCATCCTCTTCTCAAGGCATCTGGACGGGGCAATATCATCTTCATTTCTTCAATTGCTAGTCTCGAAGGAACCTCTTTTATGTCCGTCTATGGAGCATCTAAGG GAGCCATGAACCAACTCACTAGATGCCTCGCTTGCGAATGGGCTAAGGACAATATTCGTATCAATTGTGTTGCTCCTGGTATCATCAATACGCCGATGGCTGAGTGG TTCACGGAGAACGAAGAACTGGTAGCGAAGTGGTGTCATCGTGCTCCGCTTGGGCGTGTGGGAGAGCCTGAGGAAGTGGCAGCTTCGGTTGCTTTTCTTtgccttccttcttcctctttcatCACCGGTCAAGTGATTGCTGTTGATGGAGGTAAAACAATATGCGGTGACTATTAA
- the LOC122040518 gene encoding tropinone reductase homolog At5g06060-like, with translation MELGNRWSLRGETALVTGGSKGIGRAIVEELARFGAAVHTCARNEAELKQSLQKWGDLKLQVTGSVCDVSSSEEREKLIKEVSAIFNGKLNILVNNVAFGYIKPVLEVTQEDYKHTMNTNLEAGFHLSQLAHPLLKASGRGNIVFISSIAGLEGYSSISIYGSSKGAMNQLTRCLACEWAKDNIRINCVAPGIINTPMAEWFTENEELVAKWCHRSPLGRVGEPEEVAASVAFLCLPSSSFITGQVIAVDGDVGRIGYIGGHSSWLVWIDLTFADALLNLVDQVSAVEPKSC, from the exons ATGGAGTTGGGAAACAGATGGTCTCTTCGAGGAGAAACAGCCTTGGTCACTGGCGGATCCAAAGGGATAGG GCGTGCTATTGTGGAAGAACTGGCAAGATTTGGAGCAGCAGTTCATACGTGTGCCAGGAATGAAGCAGAGCTGAAACAGAGTTTGCAGAAATGGGGAGATCTGAAGCTTCAGGTGACTGGTTCGGTCTGTGACGTCTCCTCctcggaagagagggagaagctGATAAAGGAAGTCAGCGCCATCTTCAACGGCAAACTCAATATCCTG GTTAATAATGTAGCGTTTGGTTACATTAAACCAGTTTTAGAGGTGACTCAAGAGGACTACAAGCACACCATGAACACTAACTTGGAAGCTGGTTTCCATTTGAGTCAACTAGCTCATCCTCTTCTCAAGGCATCCGGACGGGGCAATATCGTCTTTATCTCCTCAATTGCTGGTCTCGAAGGATACTCTTCTATATCCATCTATGGATCATCTAAGG GAGCCATGAATCAACTTACTAGATGCCTCGCTTGCGAATGGGCTAAGGACAATATTCGTATCAATTGTGTTGCTCCCGGTATCATCAATACGCCGATGGCTGAGTGG TTCACGGAGAACGAAGAACTGGTAGCAAAGTGGTGTCATCGTTCTCCGCTTGGGCGTGTGGGAGAGCCTGAGGAAGTGGCAGCTTCAGTTGCTTTTCTttgccttccttcttcttctttcatcaCCGGTCAAGTGATTGCCGTCGATGGAG ATGTTGGACGTATTGGTTATATTGGGGGGCACTCAAGTTGGCTAGTTTGGATAGACTTGACCTTTGCTGATGCACTGTTGAACTTGGTGGATCAAGTGAGTGCTGTTGAACCCAAGAGTTGTTGA